The Planctomycetota bacterium genomic sequence CGACCGCGTCGTTCTGGCCACCGAAGCCGAAGCCGGTGCTCATGGCGACGGGAACGTCGGCGGCACGGGCCTCGTTGGGCACGTAGTCGAGGTCGCACTCGGGATCGTCGGCGTCGAGGTTGGCCGTGGGCGGGAGCTTGCCGTCGCGCATCGCCAGGACACAGGTGATCAACTCGACCGCGCCGGCGGCGGCGATGAGGTGGCCCATCATGCTCTTGATGCTGCTGACCGGGATGTTGTACGCGTCGTCGCCGAAGACTTGCTTGATCGCACGGGTTTCGTTGCCGTCGTTCTCGCGGGTGCCGGTGCCATGGGCATTGATGTAGCGGACGTCGGTCGGCCGGAGGTCCGCGTCGGTGAGGGCCTCGCGCATGGCGATGACCGCGCCGGTGCCGTCGGGGTGCTGGTCGGTGATGCGGTAGGCGTCGGCGGTGCTGCCGTAGCCGACGACCTCGGCGAGGATCGTCGCGCCACGGGCCTGGGCGTGCTCGAGGGTTTCGAGAATGACCACGCCCGCGCCTTCGCCCAGCACGAAGCCGCCCCGGTCGGCGGAGAACGGTCGGCTCGCGGCCGGCGGGTTTTCGTTCTTCTCCGAGAGGGCGGTCAGCCGATTGAAGCCGGTCACGCCCAGCGGGTGGATCATGGAGTGAGCACCGCCCGAGATCATCACGTCGGCGTCTCCGCGGCGCAGGATTTCGGTCGCCTCGCCGATCGCTTGGGTCGAGGCGGCACAGGCAGTGAGGCAGTTGAACGCCGGACCGGACGCGCCGGTGAGCTTGGCCAGGTGTGCCAGCGGCAGGTTCGGTTCCTGCTCGATCTCGCGCATGGCGCTCATGGCCACAAACGCGACGTCGGCCCACTTGGCCATGTCGAGTTCCCGGGCTTCGGTGTCGTACCCGGTGAGCACGGCTGTCGAATAGGGGCCGAAATCGAGCGACCCTTCGCCGCTGGCGAAGTACATGCCCACGCGGTCGTTGTTCAGGTCGCCGTTAAAATTGGCTTGCGTCCACGCCTGCTTGCATGCGGCCAGTGCAAACCGCGTGTTTCGCCCGGCACCGGCGTGCTCGGCATGTTCGGGCAGATGGTCCGCGAGGTCGAAGTTCTTCACTTCGGCCGAGATCTGCGTCGGGAACGTGTCGGCTTCGAAGAGTGTCGTGCGCGCGATCCCCGACCCGCCCGAGAGCAACTGATGCCAGACACTCTCCAGATCGTGCCCGAGCGGCGTGATCCAGCCCATTCCGGTAATGACGACGCGATGCATGAGTTTCGAGGTTAGGGAGGATCGTTATGCCTTGCGGAACACCAGTGCCGCGTTCTGCCCGCCGAGGCTGGCGACGCTGGTGAGCGCGATCTTGGCGTCCATCGGGCGGGCGTCGTTGGACGTGTTCAGGCCGGCGCGGTCGCAGTTGATCGCGGGCGGGGCGGTTTGGTGGTGGAGCGCGAGAACGGCGGTGGCGGCGTCCTGGCCGCTACCGGCGGCGAGGGCGCCGGTTTGCCCTTTGATCGGACAAAACGCCGGCTTGCCGAGATCATCGCTGAACGCACGGCGGAGACCCGCCAACTCCGACGCGTCAGCCGGTGCGTAGCCGACACCGTGCGGAACGATCACGTCCACGTCGCCCGGGGCGGCTTCGGCTTCACGCAGCGCGTTGGCCACCGCGTTGCCGTACGCCCGTCCCTCCGGATCGGCGTCAACCAAGCCGGTCGCGTCCTGGCTCGCGCCGAAGCCGACGACTTCGGCGTAGATCGTCGCGCCACGCGTTTTGGCCGCTTCGAGTTCTTCAAGGATCAGCAAGCCACCGCCCTCGCCGTGGACACTGCCTTTGGCGTCCTGGGCGAACGGGCGCACGGCGTTGGCCGGATCATCGTTGCTCTCGGCGTTGAGCCGGCCGAGCAGGGTGTGTCGGGTCGTGCCCATCGGATTGACCTTCGACTCGGCACCGCCGCAGATGCAAACGTCCGCGTCGCCGCGTTGGATCGTGCGATATGCCTCGCCGATGGCGAGATGGCTGCTCGCGTCCGCGCAGGTGATCGTGTTGCTCGGCCCCATCAGCCCGTGGATGATCGTCACGTGGCACGCCAGCATGTTCGGCAGGTACTTGAGCAGCCAGAGCGGCGTGAGCTTGGTCATGCCGTCGGCGCCCCACTTGCTCAGGTCGAGCTTGTTCGGGTCGGCATCGGATCGGGCGGTGTCCATTGCGACCGCGAGTTCCTCGAGGTCGGCATTGATCAGGCCCGCGCCGATGTTGCAGCCGAAGCGTTCGGGGTTGATGGTGGGGTTGTCCGTGACGCCGCTGGTTTCGAGTCCCGCCGAACGCACCGCATCGTCGGCCGCGACCACGGCCAACTCGATGTCCCGCGCCATGACCTTCGCGGCCTTGCGGTAGTGTTTGGGCACGTACTGGTTGACCTTGAACGGCGGCGTCGTCGCGGCGAGCTGGCACGGAAAGCCGGAGGCATCGAAACGCTCATTCTTCGTGACGGCGATCGTGCCAGCGGTGAGGGCGGCCCAAAAGTCGCCAGCCCCAAGCCCGAGCGGCGAAGCCACACCAACCCCTGTCACCGCCACGCGTCGTTCGTTCGATGAAACAGCCATGCGGGCAGAGTCTATGGCGATCCCGGGGATCGTACACTGAGGCTGTTACCTTTGCTCGACGGCAGCGAGATAGTTGGTGCGTATCGGGCCATTGACTTTCTTCACCGAACCGACGGTTCTGCCGTGAGTGACTTGGCCAAACATGCCCGCTCGCGTCAGCGGCTCGCTGGGACCCTCGGCGGGTTATGATGGGCTCATGGCCAACGGTGAGATCGAGCGGCGGGTTTGGTTGACGTTTCCGGATCAGGCGGCGGTGGAGCGGCCGTTGATTTGGCGGATGAGCCGGGAGTTCTCCGACGTGGTTTTCGACATCCGCCAAGCGAGCGTGCAGGCACACATCGGCATCATGGCGATGCTGCTCAAGGGAGAGACGCAGCGCGTTGCCGGGGCGATCGAGTTTCTTCGGAGCGAAGGCGTGCAGGTTGACCCGATCGAGAAGACGGTGATCGAGGGGTAGGGGAAGGCGCTAGGCGCTGGTGGCTAGTCGCTAGCGCCTGTCAGCGATGTGCGTGGCAAGCCCTAGCGCCTAGTTCCTAACCCCTAGCGTCTACTCCGCTCCCCCCGCGATCGCGGGGACGATGCTGACTTCGTCGCTGTCCTTCACGGGTGTTTTGAGATCGTCCATGAAGCGGATGTCCTCGTCGTTGACGTAGATGTTGACGAAGCGGTTGAGCTGGCCTTCGGACTCGGCGGTGGGAACTTGCTTGAAGAGTCGGGTTTCGATGCCCGAGGCGTTGGAAGTGAGTGTGGTCAACACTTCGCCAACGGTGGTGCCGTTGATTTCGATGACATCGGCACCATCGGTGTACTGGCGCAGCGGAGAGGGGATGCGAACTTTGGGCATGGATCGGTGGGTTGATTACTTGAGTTGGAGGCCGCCGCCCTGGTTCATGGCAA encodes the following:
- a CDS encoding beta-ketoacyl-[acyl-carrier-protein] synthase family protein: MHRVVITGMGWITPLGHDLESVWHQLLSGGSGIARTTLFEADTFPTQISAEVKNFDLADHLPEHAEHAGAGRNTRFALAACKQAWTQANFNGDLNNDRVGMYFASGEGSLDFGPYSTAVLTGYDTEARELDMAKWADVAFVAMSAMREIEQEPNLPLAHLAKLTGASGPAFNCLTACAASTQAIGEATEILRRGDADVMISGGAHSMIHPLGVTGFNRLTALSEKNENPPAASRPFSADRGGFVLGEGAGVVILETLEHAQARGATILAEVVGYGSTADAYRITDQHPDGTGAVIAMREALTDADLRPTDVRYINAHGTGTRENDGNETRAIKQVFGDDAYNIPVSSIKSMMGHLIAAAGAVELITCVLAMRDGKLPPTANLDADDPECDLDYVPNEARAADVPVAMSTGFGFGGQNDAVVIRRFTD
- a CDS encoding beta-ketoacyl-[acyl-carrier-protein] synthase family protein — encoded protein: MAVSSNERRVAVTGVGVASPLGLGAGDFWAALTAGTIAVTKNERFDASGFPCQLAATTPPFKVNQYVPKHYRKAAKVMARDIELAVVAADDAVRSAGLETSGVTDNPTINPERFGCNIGAGLINADLEELAVAMDTARSDADPNKLDLSKWGADGMTKLTPLWLLKYLPNMLACHVTIIHGLMGPSNTITCADASSHLAIGEAYRTIQRGDADVCICGGAESKVNPMGTTRHTLLGRLNAESNDDPANAVRPFAQDAKGSVHGEGGGLLILEELEAAKTRGATIYAEVVGFGASQDATGLVDADPEGRAYGNAVANALREAEAAPGDVDVIVPHGVGYAPADASELAGLRRAFSDDLGKPAFCPIKGQTGALAAGSGQDAATAVLALHHQTAPPAINCDRAGLNTSNDARPMDAKIALTSVASLGGQNAALVFRKA
- a CDS encoding NIL domain-containing protein; its protein translation is MANGEIERRVWLTFPDQAAVERPLIWRMSREFSDVVFDIRQASVQAHIGIMAMLLKGETQRVAGAIEFLRSEGVQVDPIEKTVIEG
- a CDS encoding MoaD/ThiS family protein produces the protein MPKVRIPSPLRQYTDGADVIEINGTTVGEVLTTLTSNASGIETRLFKQVPTAESEGQLNRFVNIYVNDEDIRFMDDLKTPVKDSDEVSIVPAIAGGAE